One region of Cydia fagiglandana chromosome 17, ilCydFagi1.1, whole genome shotgun sequence genomic DNA includes:
- the LOC134672466 gene encoding histone-lysine N-methyltransferase, H3 lysine-79 specific-like isoform X3: MPCGLKFRWRKGKRHHSSKSSRSVTPDPPTSNTPSSDETFRQIPLTPPPARPGPPPSPPVPTHPIVPVAPEPSGPVRLIPCAVCARTFVPESLAKHVKICEKTAAKKRKTFDSSRQRREGLPAANGVNTGTDLEQYLPKNFGLPENSPFLEKSPPNTAKATPKPKPQSIRTTIMKPSADLQKCPHCSRAFGMRAFERHVEWCADKAKILPAAPVQPPHITDAKQRLNARTQYKAPLVRGRRSSQSRDKSSLSRSASVESSRGVSPPPPRDCGDGRRRARASESMSSNDCNDEPSPHVPVIRNPRNTQHNSSGDANVKARQARLARDLSSSRNSKEPNLPKIQQEIADPNPKKPQDKMKQLRNIKKEQQLKKLEEIANKYSERQAKAAEEKEEEQKKRKEKRQIPVLKRVVNKNVKPKDEIAEPIEKTKPSKVTQITVRKPNAKAKPTVLKFKEITQQSRNKEKNTNNKTRRDTVSLPKENSMSVDSLDDCITINSAGKTKFCQTVGINTELFCIPCVIHENVDVKGQSCNNKNRTSLVESARKAKDNITDNTVELLYKNSTIDSSYNTQATTSSTTTTINKSDNYTSEISNDTCQVEKDDVDESDNQFSANLLSKSEPIDSFKAIEDDDNGKEILDQSGDHFEDSFEHDASGDNLDNSDETKYEEENSAEQNQSGRRHGSGDTYTKFTEKPGDLDEFMHLTDEMINSQNQMELDLEKHIANLHTPRTVSLETLNNKNLDNVDDTDKTKQFSDTFEDLKLDLKQLLKRAGETVILNSATQTDRQSDKKENQEVSDMEHITVYGLKHYTQQQNKRISSNDEDSTPKLPSITVTNKPEPKVACTKKRMQKIFKSNRKCVLLREQSRDNADNRTFIVAENVGDSDDQSISTEAPPLKLPRIESASSNNVVSENLFPSSVKRSTSLLDSIHKKVSKTESGNTRHKSDQLEQDIMQSLKEFDKFYEFEKNQINQSNKDIINYNAHVHNGTEKESRSKTQRKSGKSERNSNGNYTPNGKSSTSNDSAYSRLVSLNRISPSKLTVCPKELNGPTSLERIPAGSDSSGSAKDEIRSVSSEEFLAMERSAELEEPIPTPEQAPYKEVENQVHEKRVSSRASSRRDSWRPRADLSSSSSEVSLHKAPQRLSRFCHECGSRFPVDTAKFCIECGVKRLVV; encoded by the exons GCAAGCGGCACCATTCTTCGAAGTCTTCACGTTCGGTGACGCCAGACCCGCCCACGTCGAACACGCCCAGCAGCGACGAAACCTTCCGGCAGATCCCGCTCACGCCGCCGCCGGCCCGCCCGGGACCCCCGCCGTCCCCCCCGGTCCCCACTCACCCCATAGTCCCCGTGGCCCCAGAGCCCTCGGGCCCCGTCAGGCTTATCCCCTGCGCGGTATGCGCGAGGACCTTCGTGCCGGAGTCACTCGCCAAACATGTCAAAATATGCGAGAAGACGGCCGCCAAGAAAAGGAAGACATTCGACTCTTCCCGACAGAGACGCGAAG GGCTGCCAGCGGCGAATGGTGTTAATACCG GTACGGATTTGGAGCAGTACTTGCCAAAGAACTTTGGGTTGCCTGAGAACAGCCCGTTTTTGGAAAAGAGTCCGCCGAACACTGCCAAAGCGACGCCGAAGCCCAAACCGCAGTCAATCAGGACTACTATCATGAAG CCGTCAGCCGACCTGCAGAAGTGCCCGCACTGCAGCCGCGCGTTCGGCATGCGCGCCTTCGAGCGGCACGTGGAGTGGTGCGCCGACAAGGCCAAGATCCTCCCCGCCGCGCCCGTGCAGCCGCCGCACATCACCGACGCGAAGCAGAGGCTTAATGCTCGCACACAGTACAAAGCGCCGCTTGTCAGAGGCAGACG ATCGTCTCAGAGCCGTGACAAGTCATCATTGAGCCGCTCGGCGTCGGTGGAGTCGTCGCGCGGCgtgtcgccgccgccgccgcgggaCTGCGGCGACGGACGCCGCCGCGCCAGGGCTTCAG AATCCATGTCGAGCAATGATTGTAATGACGAACCGTCCCCGCACGTGCCAGTTATTCGGAACCCTAGAAACACTCAACATAATTCTTCAGGCGATGCCAACGTTAAAGCGCGGCAAGCTAGATTGGCAAGGGATCTTAGCAGCTCCAG AAACTCCAAAGAACCCAATCTTCCTAAAATCCAACAAGAAATCGCCGATCCTAATCCAAAAAAGCCGCAAGATAAGATGAAACAACTtcgaaatattaaaaaagaGCAACAATTAAAGAAGCTGGAAGaaattgcaaataaatatagtgAACGACAAGCGAAAGCTGCCGAGGAAAAAGAAGAAGAGCAGAAGAAACGGAAAGAGAAGAGACAAATACCGGTCCTGAAGAGAGTCGTTAACAAGAATGTAAAACCTAAGGATGAAATAGCTGAACCTATTGAAAAAACAAAGCCTTCCAAAGTAACACAGATAACTGTAAGAAAACCTAACGCTAAAGCTAAACCCACTGTTTTAAAGTTCAAGGAAATAACGCAGCAAAgcagaaataaagaaaaaaatactaataataaAACAAGGCGGGATACAGTATCACTACCTAAAGAGAATAGCATGAGTGTTGATAGTTTAGATGACTGTATTACTATTAATTCTGCGGGAAAAACTAAATTTTGTCAAACAGTCGGCATCAACACAGAACTTTTTTGTATTCCATGTGTTATCCACGAAAATGTAGATGTAAAAGGTCAaagttgtaataataaaaatagaacATCGCTTGTTGAAAGTGCCCGGAAAGCAAAAGATAATATAACCGATAACACAGTAGAACTCTTGTATAAAAATTCAACAATTGATAGCTCGTATAACACTCAAGCTACAACAAGttctacaacaacaacaattaaTAAATCTGATAATTATACTTCAGAAATTTCAAACGATACATGCCAGGTGGAAAAAGATGATGTTGACGAAAGTGACAATCAGTTCTCAGCTAACTTACTTTCTAAATCAGAACCGATTGATTCATTTAAAGCTATAGAGGATGATGACAACGGAAAAGAAATACTTGATCAGTCTGGTGACCATTTTGAAGATAGCTTTGAACATGATGCCAGTGGCGATAACTTAGACAATTCTGATGAAACTAAATATGAAGAAGAGAATAGTGCTGAACAAAATCAGTCTGGACGCAGGCATGGGAGTGGCGATACATACACAAAATTCACAGAAAAGCCAGGAGATTTAGATGAGTTTATGCATTTAACCGATGAAATGATAAATTCTCAAAATCAGATGGAGCTCGATTTGGAAAAACATATCGCCAATTTACATACACCAAGAACTGTTTCACTGGAAacactaaataataaaaatttggACAATGTAGATGATACAGACAAAACGAAACAATTTTCTGACACTTTTGAAGACTTAAAACTTGATCTGAAACAATTGTTAAAAAGAGCCGGCGAAACTGTTATATTAAATTCCGCAACACAGACTGACCGACAATCTGATAAAAAAGAGAACCAAGAGGTTTCTGACATGGAACATATCACAGTTTATGGTTTAAAACACTATACACAGCAGCAAAATAAAAGAATCAGTAGCAACGACGAAGATTCCACGCCAAAATTGCCTTCCATAACGGTGACGAATAAACCTGAACCCAAAGTGGCTTGCACAAAGAAAAGAATGCAAAAGATCTTTAAATCTAATAGAAAATGTGTCCTACTACGTGAACAAAGTAGAGACAATGCAGACAACAGAACCTTCATAGTTGCAGAGAACGTTGGTGATAGCGACGATCAATCTATATCGACTGAGGCGCCGCCATTAAAGTTGCCAAGGATAGAAAGCGCAAG CAGTAACAATGTCGTGAGCGAAAACCTCTTCCCATCCTCCGTCAAACGTTCCACTTCCCTCCTCGACTCCATCCACAAGAAGGTCTCGAAAACGGAAAGCGGGAACACGCGGCACAAATCCGACCAACTCGAACAAGACATTATGCAATCCTTGAAAGAGTTCGACAAGTTCTACGAATTCGAGAAGAACCAAATTAATCAATCGAACAAAGATATCATCAATTACAATGCACATGTACATAACGGGACGGAAAAGGAATCGAGGAGTAAAACGCAGCGGAAAAGTGGAAAATCTGAGAGGAATTCCAACGGGAACTACACGCCAAATGGGAAATCCAGCACCAGCAACGACTCGGCTTATAGCAGGTTAGTCAG cttaaataggATATCTCCTTCGAAACTAACGGTATGTCCGAAGGAGTTAAACGGTCCAACGTCGTTGGAGCGAATACCGGCGGGCTCGGACTCCAGCGGGAGTGCCAAAGACGAAATACGATCCGTCTCCAGCGAGGAGTTCTTAGCGATGGAGCGGTCGGCGGAGCTGGAAGAGCCCATACCGACACCGGAACAAGCGCCGTACAAAGAAGTCGAAAACCAAGTCCATG AGAAGCGTGTAAGCTCCCGCGCGTCGTCGCGGCGCGACTCATGGCGGCCGCGCGCCGACCTGAGCTCGAGCAGCTCGGAGGTGTCGCTGCACAAGGCGCCGCAGCGGCTGTCGCGCTTCTGCCACGAGTGCGGCAGCCGCTTCCCCGTCGACACCGCCAAGTTCTGCATCGAGTGCGGCGTCAAGCGCCTCGTCGTCTAG
- the LOC134672466 gene encoding uncharacterized protein LOC134672466 isoform X6 — MGKMKKRTISTLKAIFGSKKGKRHHSSKSSRSVTPDPPTSNTPSSDETFRQIPLTPPPARPGPPPSPPVPTHPIVPVAPEPSGPVRLIPCAVCARTFVPESLAKHVKICEKTAAKKRKTFDSSRQRREGLPAANGVNTGTDLEQYLPKNFGLPENSPFLEKSPPNTAKATPKPKPQSIRTTIMKPSADLQKCPHCSRAFGMRAFERHVEWCADKAKILPAAPVQPPHITDAKQRLNARTQYKAPLVRGRRSSQSRDKSSLSRSASVESSRGVSPPPPRDCGDGRRRARASESMSSNDCNDEPSPHVPVIRNPRNTQHNSSGDANVKARQARLARDLSSSRLDDGYDPFVSAARQMKELLSSDTDIPKKMLNSSKDLTRTLPILRPARDKAPLSQLRTENSKMIKDTLNKTYQKTPTLQRMKSFGSTNNDNNTNTSSFGGRCSSFRLNRNDKKPSQKLNTTFTKSSKENISMTDKTNFNRNSSLNRSFSSYTTSNYSTPKPKDKIPKIATSMYHSFTRTTIKQPVKLDKIKRDQDEKKNFVNLDAILADDNSSMTDSNYIDPRLINENDNLPINVNTILNNPDIISSMESLLTTENLPSKFDSFSKTHIHNYELNGNIDSQIKAEKDKVNNNTDTNKLVAAPVDNLSAQYDKIMSSLEESIKSKTLARDEESVFEEFDLEEFMTTFDEEIHKKKSENKRTCSSTTRVVRQSELNGSNRTSAFSSVSSTPKQVNPNSNGLSLTPVTNKPFDFSSNNVVSENLFPSSVKRSTSLLDSIHKKVSKTESGNTRHKSDQLEQDIMQSLKEFDKFYEFEKNQINQSNKDIINYNAHVHNGTEKESRSKTQRKSGKSERNSNGNYTPNGKSSTSNDSAYSRLVSLNRISPSKLTVCPKELNGPTSLERIPAGSDSSGSAKDEIRSVSSEEFLAMERSAELEEPIPTPEQAPYKEVENQVHEKRVSSRASSRRDSWRPRADLSSSSSEVSLHKAPQRLSRFCHECGSRFPVDTAKFCIECGVKRLVV, encoded by the exons GCAAGCGGCACCATTCTTCGAAGTCTTCACGTTCGGTGACGCCAGACCCGCCCACGTCGAACACGCCCAGCAGCGACGAAACCTTCCGGCAGATCCCGCTCACGCCGCCGCCGGCCCGCCCGGGACCCCCGCCGTCCCCCCCGGTCCCCACTCACCCCATAGTCCCCGTGGCCCCAGAGCCCTCGGGCCCCGTCAGGCTTATCCCCTGCGCGGTATGCGCGAGGACCTTCGTGCCGGAGTCACTCGCCAAACATGTCAAAATATGCGAGAAGACGGCCGCCAAGAAAAGGAAGACATTCGACTCTTCCCGACAGAGACGCGAAG GGCTGCCAGCGGCGAATGGTGTTAATACCG GTACGGATTTGGAGCAGTACTTGCCAAAGAACTTTGGGTTGCCTGAGAACAGCCCGTTTTTGGAAAAGAGTCCGCCGAACACTGCCAAAGCGACGCCGAAGCCCAAACCGCAGTCAATCAGGACTACTATCATGAAG CCGTCAGCCGACCTGCAGAAGTGCCCGCACTGCAGCCGCGCGTTCGGCATGCGCGCCTTCGAGCGGCACGTGGAGTGGTGCGCCGACAAGGCCAAGATCCTCCCCGCCGCGCCCGTGCAGCCGCCGCACATCACCGACGCGAAGCAGAGGCTTAATGCTCGCACACAGTACAAAGCGCCGCTTGTCAGAGGCAGACG ATCGTCTCAGAGCCGTGACAAGTCATCATTGAGCCGCTCGGCGTCGGTGGAGTCGTCGCGCGGCgtgtcgccgccgccgccgcgggaCTGCGGCGACGGACGCCGCCGCGCCAGGGCTTCAG AATCCATGTCGAGCAATGATTGTAATGACGAACCGTCCCCGCACGTGCCAGTTATTCGGAACCCTAGAAACACTCAACATAATTCTTCAGGCGATGCCAACGTTAAAGCGCGGCAAGCTAGATTGGCAAGGGATCTTAGCAGCTCCAG acTGGACGACGGTTACGACCCATTTGTATCAGCCGCTAGGCAAATGAAAGAGCTCCTGTCTTCAGATACTGATATCCCTAAAAAGATGCTTAATTCTTCCAAAGACCTCACCCGCACTCTTCCCATCCTCCGTCCTGCCAGAGACAAAGCCCCATTATCACAACTTCGCACTGAAAATTCCAAAATGATAAAAGACACTCTTAACAAAACATACCAAAAAACTCCTACTCTGCAAAGAATGAAATCTTTTGGAAGCACGAACAACGATAATAACACGAACACTAGTAGTTTCGGGGGTAGATGTAGCTCTTTTAGACTTAACAGAAATGATAAAAAGCCTAGTCAAAAACTGAACACAACCTTCACTAAATCGAGTAAAGAAAATATTAGCATGACAGACAAAACAAACTTCAACCGCAACAGCAGCCTTAATAGATCGTTCTCAAGCTACACCACATCTAATTATAGTACTCCAAAGCCAAAAGATAAAATCCCGAAGATTGCAACCTCTATGTACCATAGCTTCACGCGAACTACTATAAAACAGCCTGTAAAACTTGACAAAATAAAAAGAGATCAAGACGAAAAGAAAAATTTCGTAAACCTAGATGCAATCCTTGCAGACGATAATTCGTCCATGACCGACAGTAATTACATCGATCCCAGACTTATTAATGAAAATGATAACTTGCCCATTAATGTTAACACAATTCTAAACAATCCCGACATTATCAGTAGTATGGAGTCCCTTCTTACCACAGAAAACTTGCCTTCTAAATTTGATTCTTTCAGCAAAACACATATTCATAATTATGAATTAAACGGTAATATTGATTCACAAATCAAAGCGGAAAAAGACAAAGTTAACAACAACACTGATACTAATAAGCTGGTTGCTGCCCCGGTAGACAATTTAAGTGCCCAATACGacaaaataatgtcttctttggAAGAAAGCATTAAGTCTAAAACTTTAGCTAGGGATGAGGAGTCTGTCTTCGAGGAATTTGACCTCGAAGAATTCATGACTACTTTTGACGAAGAAATTCATAAAAAGAAATCTGAAAACAAAAGAACTTGTAGTTCTACGACTAGGGTTGTGAGGCAGTCCGAGCTCAACGGTAGCAATAGGACTTCAGCTTTTAGTAGTGTCAGCTCCACTCCTAAACAAGTAAATCCCAATAGCAACGGTCTCAGTCTTACCCCAGTTACCAACAAGCCTTTCGATTTTAGCAGTAACAATGTCGTGAGCGAAAACCTCTTCCCATCCTCCGTCAAACGTTCCACTTCCCTCCTCGACTCCATCCACAAGAAGGTCTCGAAAACGGAAAGCGGGAACACGCGGCACAAATCCGACCAACTCGAACAAGACATTATGCAATCCTTGAAAGAGTTCGACAAGTTCTACGAATTCGAGAAGAACCAAATTAATCAATCGAACAAAGATATCATCAATTACAATGCACATGTACATAACGGGACGGAAAAGGAATCGAGGAGTAAAACGCAGCGGAAAAGTGGAAAATCTGAGAGGAATTCCAACGGGAACTACACGCCAAATGGGAAATCCAGCACCAGCAACGACTCGGCTTATAGCAGGTTAGTCAG cttaaataggATATCTCCTTCGAAACTAACGGTATGTCCGAAGGAGTTAAACGGTCCAACGTCGTTGGAGCGAATACCGGCGGGCTCGGACTCCAGCGGGAGTGCCAAAGACGAAATACGATCCGTCTCCAGCGAGGAGTTCTTAGCGATGGAGCGGTCGGCGGAGCTGGAAGAGCCCATACCGACACCGGAACAAGCGCCGTACAAAGAAGTCGAAAACCAAGTCCATG AGAAGCGTGTAAGCTCCCGCGCGTCGTCGCGGCGCGACTCATGGCGGCCGCGCGCCGACCTGAGCTCGAGCAGCTCGGAGGTGTCGCTGCACAAGGCGCCGCAGCGGCTGTCGCGCTTCTGCCACGAGTGCGGCAGCCGCTTCCCCGTCGACACCGCCAAGTTCTGCATCGAGTGCGGCGTCAAGCGCCTCGTCGTCTAG